Part of the Candidatus Chlorohelix allophototropha genome, TCTGGTGGAGCGATCCCGGTATTGCTTCCGCCTTTGCCGGGGAGGAAACTATTGCTGCTTTTCCAACCTGCTATAGGCAAGGGCAGTTGCGTCAAGTGGATAAAGCCACCCTAGAAAGAGCATGCTTACGCTGGGAGCTTTCAAAACGGCGAGATGCGCGTTAGTAAGTACAACTCCATGCAAAAAGGGTGCGGAAATCAAGCCAGCAACGCATAATTCCAATGAAACTAAATTTCAAAAAATAGATTAGTTGCGGAATGAGGCACTTTATACTACTATTTTCATGCTTTGCTCTAATTATTCCAAGCGTACTCTGAAAGGTAAAGACAGATGGATTTGCAGAACAAGGGTGTTTTGGTAACAGGTGGTGCTTCCGGCTTAGGGGCAGCCTGTGTGCGGTTGTTTAATGCGTCCGGTGCAAAGGTGATAGTAGCTGATCTCAATGAAGAACTCGGCTTACAACTTGCCAATGAGCTAGGTGAAAACGTTAAATTCGTTAAAACCGATGTAGTCAGCGAGGAATCGGCAACTGCTACGGTAAAAGCTACGGTAGAAGCATTTGGCGGCATTCATGTGGCAATCAATTGTGCCGGTATCGGTAGCGCCGAACGTACTGTCGGCAAAGATGCACCTCACCCCCTCAATTCTTTTAGCAAGGTAATTCAGATCAATTTAATCGGCACTTTTAATATTATTCGTCTGGCAGCTTTTGCAATGTCCACTAATGAACCGGGCGAAGATGGTGAGCGAGGCGTAATTATCAATACTGCTTCGGTAGCGGCTTTTGATGGTCAAATCGGACAGGCGGCATATGCGGCTTCTAAAGGCGGCATCGTCGGTATGACTCTCCCAATAGCCCGCGATCTATCGCGACTCGGCATAAGAGTTGTGACTATCGCTCCCGGTCTATTTGACACTCCGTTGCTGGCAGGTTTACCAGAACCGGCGCGTTTATCTTTGGGACAACAAGTTCCCTTCCCCTCGCGTTTGGGTAATCCGGACGAATACGCAGCCTTGGCAAAGCATATCACCGAGAATCGCATGCTCAATGGTGAGGTTATCCGCCTTGATGGTGCGATTCGCATGGCTCCCCGCTAAATATTGAATGTATAATCAGGACAAGGGGTTTACGCCTCTTGTCCTAGCCGAAAACTCTCATTGCTTTTTTAACTGCGTCGATTTAACCAACCGAAAACCTATCCAAAGTGTTAGACTTAGCCAGAAAAACGGAGAAATCCAGTAGAGCGGAGAGAGCGGTTCAATGTAATTGACATAGGCGGGAAAAAAGTTTCTAAGTCCCACTCCTTTTAAAAACGCTATATTCTCTTCCAGCCACAATAATAATTTTGCCGGGTTTGTATCTTCCCAGTGATAGCTAAGACGCGGGTCTAGTATAAATGCTACGGTAATGAGTGCACCCCAGAACGCCGATACCATTATGAATACCTTTAATAATTTGCCTTGCAATGCGTTGAGCGCCTGCGCCAGCGGTAGCGCCAGCAAAGGTATTACCGGCAATAAATAACGGGCAGGCGGGCACCACTGCCCCCACCAGCGGTTGTAATCGGCTACTACCAGAAAGTAAGGTAAAGTGATTGCAATTAGCCAGTAAAATTCAGCTTTGTTTGGTAGGCTGGCTGAAATGCTGCGTTTTACCAACCATGCCAGCGGTAGCAAGTACACCGGGCTGTACATCAGCAAACCGTATTTTTGGTCGAATAGCAAACCCAGCACCCCTAGTGGTATTGTTATCGGATTAGAGAAGCCATCGTGGTCGGCGGTGCTAGGAAAAGGAAGCCCGTATAAATATTGGAAATATCCTATGAATAGGCTGCCAAAGAAGGTTATCGGCAGCAATAAAACTACATATCCCCTTCGGGAAATCGTACCGTCATCCTTGCGATATCGTAAACTCCAAAGCAAGTAGCCACCGAGTAAAGCTGAAAGTAATAGATATAGGTAGTGCAACCATGGCAGGATTCCAAGACAAATGCTTGCTAACACCAGACGAAAATTACTTACTCCGCTGCCTTCAGATAATAAACGTGCTTGTCTATAGCAATATATGACACAAAGTGCTGCCGGGAGTTGGGGGAAAATCAGATAGGCGTAGCTGAAAATCGGCGCACTACTGCCTAGCACCCCCCAGCAAACCCATGCTATTCGGCGTTGCCGGGTAGTTTCCCAGCTTAGGAGAAAAATGTTTAAGGCGAGAGTAGCTGCGATGGCGTTCAGCAAAAACATCACGCCCAGCCTCTTACCAAGCGCAAAAGGCAATGCTATGATAAAAGAAAGACCCAAGCCATGTTTGGTATAGGTTCCGGGTTGTTTTGCAGCGGTGTTGTGGGGAGTAAGCGTTTCCAATCCAGAGCAAGGAATACCGGGCGGGAGAAAGCCTTTCCAGCCTGCCAGATATTCTTCACAGGTAGGGTAAAATTCCAGCCATGATTTAGAAGCGAATTGGTTGGTTTCATCCAGATCATAATCGTATAGAATACTCTGGGCGGTAATCAGGTAAAAAGGTTCATCTCCGGTGGGTGGGCGTAAAAAATCTTGCATACGCGATGTGAATAGGGCAAAGAAAATGAATCCAGCTACCCATACTATTAAGCGCAGACGAAAATTAATAATGCTTGTATTTACAGTTGTTGGATGTAGTTGAACCTGCATTTTCCGCTTATTGCTCCTTTGCCGCATTCTAGCATAAATTTGGATAATTCATAAAAATTCTTTATCAGTGCAATAAATCCTTCAACTTATAAGGCAAAAACCCTGTTTTACAAGGATTGCCTAAATGTGTTAAAATCACTCAAGATTGTGCAAGGATGCACAGGGGAATACAGCCGTTGCGGTATCGCTCGTTACCGTTTAAAGTTCCTCTCCGCTTCCCGCATTCCTTCACACTAAGATGTTAATACATCCAAAACATCCATGACAGGAGGGAGAACCCCCACTATGTTTGCTGTATGGCTTGCCATTATTTACGGTGCTGGGCTTGTGGGTATTATCTTTGCTTTACTCCTCGCCCGACAGGTACTCGGAAGTGATCGTGGTACCCCCGAAATGCAAAACATTGCATCCAAAATCTTTCAAGGTGCAATGGCTTTCTTGAAACGTCAATACACCACTATTGCATACCTTGCTGTAGTTGCAGCCGTTGCTTTAGGTGTGTTACTGGCAGTGCTACAAACTTCTAGCCCTACTTCTGGTACTTCAATCGGGGGAGTAGAACTAGGAATTAAAACCTCCGTAGCTTTTTTAGTTGGGGCGCTTTGTTCGGGTCTTTCTGGCTTTATCGGTATGTACATAGCAGTTCAGGCTAACCTGCGTACTGCTGCTGCGGCTCGGCGTAGTTTGGCCGATGCGCTGACTATGTCGCTACGTGGTGGGGCGGTTTCCGGCTTTCTAGTAGTAGCCCTGAGTCTGATGGGTGTTACCACCATTTTGCTGGCTTACGGCGGTTTCAGCTTTGGCGATGGTTTCAAGGATGAGGCAACCGTTAATAATATCCTGACCAGCATTGTGGGCTTCGGTTTTGGAGCTAGCTTTGTGGCATTGTTTGCGCAGCTTGGCGGCGGTATCTATACCAAAGCGGCAGACGTGGGCGCAGACTTAGTGGGTAAAGTTGAAGCGGGTATTCCTGAAGACGATCCGCGCAACCCGGCAGTAATTGCCGACTTGGTGGGTGACAACGTGGGTGACTGTGCCGGTCGTGGCGCTGACCTCTTTGAATCCACTGCTGCCGAGAACATCGGCGCTATCATATTGGGTGCGGTATTGTACAAAGTCAGCCCTAATCACGATGCGGCATGGGTTATGTTCCCGCTGGTAATTATGGCGCTTGGTATCATTGCTTCGCTTATCGGTGTGCTGGTAGTTCGTCCCAGCAAGCAGATGCACGATGCGATGAGCGACCTGAATATGGGTTACTACACCACCGCTTTCTTCTGTCTAATCGGGTTAGTGGGTGTCTCCTTCTGGATGTTTGGCAACACCGGGTACGCTGATGCAAGCTGGAAATTCGCTATTTGCGGTATTTTCGGCATCTTAACCAGCTTCGCGTTTGTGCTCTTTACCCAGTATTACACGGCGGGAGCGTGGCGACCCGTTAGGGAAATTGCTGAAGCTTCCAAAACAGGTCCTGCTACGGTAGTTATTGCCGGTACGGCGGTTGGCTTTGAAACCACTGCGCCTAGCACTTTGGTAATTGGCGCGGCTTTGCTCGGCTCTTACTTCGTGGGCGACTCGATTCCCGGTTTGCCATTGGGCGGTATCTTTGGTACGGCAGTAGCAACAATGGGTATGCTGATGTCCGCCGCTTACATTTTGGCAATGGATACCTTTGGACCTATTACCGACAATGCGGGCGGTATCACTGAAATGAGCGACTCTCCTAAAGAGGTTCGCGAAATTACAGACGCGCTGGATTCGGTTGGCAATACCACCAAAGCTTTAACCAAAGGTTATGCGGTTGGTTCGGCTGCTTTAGCTGCCTTCCTGCTCTTCTCGGCTTATCTCGAAGCGGCAAAACTGATGTCACCAGCTTCCACTGCTCTGAAACCGGAACCGCTGGTAAACTTGGCTAACCCGGTAGTGTTTGTGGGCGGTTTCATCGGCGCGGCTCTAATCTTCCTGTTTAGCTCAATGACGGTACGTGCTGTCGGTAAAGCGGCAGGTAGTATGATCGAAGAAGTACGCCGCCAGTTCCGCAGCGACCCCGGTATTATGGCTGGAACCAGCGAACCTGATTACGCCCGTTGCGTGGATATTTCCACTAGGGGCGCGCTCAAGGCGATGATTATGCCCGGTTTACTGGCAGTCGGTACGCCGATTGTAGTTGGTTTGACGCTGCGAGCACAGGGCGCTGCCGGTATGCTGATGATCGGTACTATTGTGGGCGTGCTGATGGCGAACTACCTGAACAACGCGGGTGGCGCGTGGGATAACGCCAAGAAGTACATTGAGGCAGGTAATTTGAAGGACGCTACAGGCAAGATTCTTGGTAAGAAGAGCGAAGCGCATGCTGCCGCCGTAGTAGGCGATACTGTGGGCGACCCCTTCAAGGATACCAGCGGACCTTCCTTGCACGTGCTTATCAAACTGCTGTCCACCATTACGTTGGTGCTAGTACCGCTGTTCATCTAAGCTTTAAAATAATAAGCGGGCGACTTTTTACAGGTCGCCCGTTTTTTTATCTAGAATTTTAACAAATTCAAAAACCGCTCGTCCTGATCCTTATAAGGACCTACCACTGATAAACGCAGGTTTTCATCGGTGAACATCTCTTTTGCCAGTTCCTGAATTTGTTCGGCTGTAACGGCTTCAATACGTTCGACCACTTCCTCGACCGTCAGAATCCGATCGAGTAACAATTCCTGATTACCAGCCCAAGAAGCGACGGCGCGGGTGTCTTCTAGTCCCAATAACATCCGACCTTTATTGTATTCTTTAGCTTTTAGTAATTCAGCATCAGATACTCGCTCATCTCGGATTTTTCGCATCTCTCCTAAAATTGCTGTAATAGTTTCATCGGTATTGTCCGGGTCAACTCCACTGTAAACAATCCAAGCTCCGGTATCGCTCATCTGGCTGGCATAGCTATCTACGGTGTAGCATAAGCCCCGCTCTTCCCGAATTTCCTGAAATAAGCGGCTACTCATGCCACTGCCCATGATGGTATCCAAAATTGATAAAATATAGCGGCGCGGGTCAACATATGCGAGGGATGGCACTGCTACACAAAGGTTAGTTTGCTCAGTCTCTTTGAAGTAGATTTTCTGGCGCGGACCGCCATTGACAGCCACAGTCGGTTTAGCGGCAGGACGTTCACCCGCAGGCAATTGACCGAGGGTAGCCTCCACCATTTTCACTACTTCAGCATGCTCTATATTACCGGCGACACTCACAATCATATCCGCCGGAAGGTAATTTTTTTGTAGATAGCTCATTAAGTGTTCGCGTTTGATTCCACCTACGGTTTCATCATTTCCGGCGATGTCCCGCCCTGCCGGTTGATCCCCCCAGATGACATTGGCGATTATTTCGTTTGCCAGATCAGGTGGCGAGTCAAGCGTCATATGGATTTCTTCGATGATAACCTTGCGCTCTTTTTCAATCTCGTTCGGGTCGAATTTCGCGTTTAGCATCATATCGCTCAATACATCAAAGGCAAGGGGGAAATGAGCTTTTGGGACTTTAGCCCAGTAATTGGTCACTTCGCGTCCGGTGCTGGCGTTTAGAACCCCTCCAACCGCCTCGATTGCTTCACTTATTGCTTTAGCGGTTGGACGTTTGTTAGTTCCCTTGAAAACCATGTGTTCTATGAAATGGCTAATTCCAGCTAATTTATCTTCTTCGTAACGGCTACCTACTCCGTAATATAAGATTGTGCTAACTGATTGGGTGTGTGGCATAGAATTTGAGATGACTCGCACTCCATTATTCAGCGTAGTTTTTTCGTAACCCATTTTGAACCTTTCTTGAAAGAACTTCCTAAAAAATACACGTTCAGCAATCATATCATAATTGGCAATTTAGGGCTTTTTGAAACGATAGACAAGCCGCGAAAATTGAGTTAAGCTCTGGTTCTATCTATATAGATTTGAAAATAAAAGGATGGGGAAATGCTACGCTATTTGGATATTGAGGGTGCTTTTAATTTTAGAGATATTGGCGGTTACCCGGTAGAAGCTGCGGGGCTTACAAGCTGGGGTAGGCTATTTAGATCAGGGTCACTTCATAATTTGTCTGAAACAAGTATAAATAGATTGCATGCGTTGGGTTTGAAAACGGTCATTGATTTGCGTACTACCCGTGAGATAACTGAGAGACCTGATATTGTGAATGGTTTTGATTATCACTCATTGCCGGTGATTGAAGGTCAACAGGAAAAAGAATTGGCTAAAAGCAATAAACTGACCGAGCATTATAAATATATGCTAGAAAATACTCAACCCCGTTTAAAAACAATATTTGAACATTTGGCTACTCTTGAAAATAGTCCTGTGCTGGTGCATTGTGCTGCCGGGAAAGACCGCACCGGTCTAGTTATCGCTTTGGTACTAGGCAATGCTGGTGTCGCGGATGAAACTATTATCGAGGATTACGCACTGAGTGATCGTTACCTTGATGGCTTTTACAAGGAAGCCTATGAAGAAGCACGCCAGAAGGGCTATGATATTGTACGCTATTCAAATGTACTCAATTCAAATAGCGAGAATATGGCTAATACGATAACCTATTTGCGAGAGCGTTATGGGGATTTTAAAGGCTATTTGAGCGCAATTGGTTTAAGTGACGAGACACTCGATAAGTTGCGCAATCTGATAATTAATTAATCGCCTACGAGGATACTATGGAAATCTGGCTAGGTTTGTTGGCTGCTGTTTGGGCATTATTACTATTTGGTGGCTTTGTTCTAGGCAGAGATAATCCTGAAAAAACTTACCGCATGCCTCTTAATACTCGGCTAAGTTCTTCATTTATGCTGATGGTAGCCGGTTGGAGTTGGGTATTAGCGGTAGGTACTAAACCCGGTAATTATGCTTTTTTTATCGCTTTGGGTATGACGCTCGGATTTATAGGCGATTTGTGTATGGCAAGCGTTATACCATTATCACAGCCTGCGCTAGGGGGGATTTGCGCTTTCGGAATCGGGCATGTCTTTTATATCGTAGCATTGCTTACTTTTGGGAATAGCAATGGTTTGGATTCTCCTATCCCGCGTTGGCTGGCTTTAATACTATGGTGGCTGATTGGTCTAGGAGGGTGGTATATCGTTGTGGGGTGCAAGGGTAAACCGGATGTTCTTCGATTAGCCGCTTTGCCTTACGCGCTTTTGTTAAGCAGCACTGCCGGATTTGCCGGGGGGTTGGCTGTGCAATCCCCCGGTTTCATTTATTTGGCTGTCGGCGCTGCCCTTTTTCTTTTCAGTGATTTACTAATAGCTGCTCAACTATTTTCCGGTTTAAACTTTCGACATATCGGTGACGTTATTTGGCTAACCTACGGTCCGGCGCAATTTCTGATTGTATACAGCATTATTAATGCATTGTCGGTATCCAGTTTTAACTAAAAAAGCCCCATTCTACGAGTTGGAGTAGAGTGAGGCTTCTTCTCTATGGCAGTCGAAGAACGATATGTCGTCTTATGCCACACCAAGATTGAAATTTTCGCTAAGCGCAACTTCGCGCACTTTATAAAGTAGAAGTTCGCTCACACGGCGTATTTTCTGCTCCACGCCCATAACATTAAAATACCAAAGGGTCATCCCTTCAAATACAACCTCAACACTCAAATGTGTACCAGAATTAGTGGGCAGAATAGACCAGGTATGGTGTGCTTTAAATTCTTTGCATTGTGCTTCCCAGCTAAAATATGACTCTGGTTCAATTTCGGTCAGTCGCGAGGCGCGATTCCTGTCGTTAAGCGGGCTAAGCACTTGGAGGAATGAGCTAAAGGGTGAGAATTTGGATTCAACCTGATTCTTAGAAGAAATCCCCCCAATATTAGCAAGACGAAGCAAAGCCGACCAGACAACTTGAGTATCAGACTCAATATCCAGAGTGCTGACAACTTTTAAATTAAAATCAGCAGTATCTCGAAAGCGCTCAAGTCGGTAATTTGATTCTCTGCTCATAAATAAAAACCTCTGCCGGACAAAAATTACAACTACACAACCTAATGGTAATATGAATGATACCATTTCATTGTGAATAGTCTGCTATTACTTTTTTGCTATTAATTTTTAATATCAGTACTATCCTATGACCCGTACTTTAGAGGTTACAGGGCAGTTGCAAGAAACGTTTTTAAGCCAATAACCTGTTGCACTGACCGGGAGGAGTAAGAGAGAGGGTGAGTTCAAGGGGACACCCTTTCCGAACTTGCAACAGCCCTGATTAGAGGTTTGCGATAATTGCCCGCTTTTAACAGAGTAGTGTATAATTGAACTGTTCGCCGATAAATTGATTAATTACAAAGGATTGATAACTTGAGCGGAGATAATATGGAGCAAATTGTAGCGCAACCCATTAGGGGTAAAGCTGATTTGCACCTCCACACCACTGCCAGCGATGGCATGGGAACTGTCGAAGAAGTGCTTGAATACGTTGAACATAAAACAGATCTCGATGTGATAGCCATTACAGATCATGATGAGATAAGGGGAGCTTGGGCAGCGCGAGAACTGGCTGCCAAAAATAACTACCGCTTCAAGATTTTAATGGGTCAGGAAATTACCAGCCGTCACGGGCATATCTTGATTTACGGCGTAGAAGAACCTTTTAAAATGTTCAAATCGCTGGAAGCGACGGTAGAATGGGCGCATGAGCGCGGGGGAGTGGTTATTATCCCTCATCCCCTCAGCTATATGACTCTCAGTGTAGGCGAAAACCAGCTTCGTAAACTTTTCAACAAACAATTGCACGTTGATGGAATAGAAATAATCAATCCCAGTATTGCCGGGTATGTACGTCGCCACGAGGTAAAAACCATTAATGATGAAGAATGGGATTTGGCGCAAATCGGCAGTAGCGATGCCCATTTTCCGCATCATATCGCCACCGCCTATACTTCTTTTCCGGGTAAAACAATTGAGGAGTTGCTTCAAGCTATCAAGGATCGTACCACTCAACCTCATGGGCGTTATCTGACTATCAAAGAACAGTTACAGGGCGCAGGTAAACAAAATCTGAGAAGTCTGGTTATCCTACCCGCTGACAAAATGCGCAGAGCTATTGCTACCGTCTCTCGGCGATTGCCTAACAATAAGTAAAGGCGGGAAAGAATTTACTAATGAAGATTTGCCTTGTTTCGCCTTACGATTATACACGGGAAGGCGGTGTTAACCAGCATATAATGCACCTCGCCGAAAACTTTCGGGTATTGGGACATACTGCCAAAATTATTGCACCCACCTCAATTGACCCAGAAGAATTTTTGCATCCTGACCCAGATGTTTATCTGGTTGGTAATGTTGTACCCATCAAGGCAAATGGAAGTGTTGCCCGTATAACTCTTTCTCTCAATCTAAGTAGCAAAATAAAGCAAATCTTGCTAGATGAGCAATTTGATGTGGTTCATGTGCATGAGCCGCTTATGCCTGCTTTGCCTCTAACAGTTTTGTTAAATTCCAACGCGGTAAATATTGGCACTTTCCACGCTTTTTCACAATCGCATATCGGCTATTATTATATGCGTCCATTCTTGCGCCCTTTTGTTAATAAGCTCGATGGTAGAATTGCCGTTTCAAAGCCTGCTCTTGAATTTATCCGACAGTATTTCAGGGGAAACTATGAAATTATTCCCAATGGCATTGACCTAAGCCGCTTTGAGGAAGAGAATGAACCTATTACTGAACTAACTGACGGCAAATTGAATATTCTGTTTGTTGGAAGGTTCAGCGAACGTCGCAAGGGTCTTAAATTTTTGTTGCGCGCCTATAACACCGTAAAAATGCAGATCCCAAATGCGCGACTGGTAATCGTTGGTAAGGGTGAAACTAAAGGCTATCAAAATTACTTGAATCGAAACGGGATAAAAGATGTAGTTTTTACCGGATTTGTGCCGGATGAAATGCTACCACGCTACTATAGAAGTTGCCATGTATTTTGTGCGCCTTCTATCGGGGGCGAGAGTTTTGGAATTATTTTGCTGGAAGCAATGGCAAGTGGGTTGCCGGTAATCGCCAGCGATATTCCCGGTTATGCTAGTGTCCTACAGCATGGGTTGCAAGGATTGCTGGTTGAACCACGTAATCGTGAGGCGCTTGCTTTGTCGCTGGTGCATTTGCTGGCAGATAGTGATTTGCGTAGCAGGATGGGTGATGCCGGGCGTGCGCGTGCTTTGGAATACACTTGGGAAAAAGTAGCACAGCGTGTTCTTACCTTTTATGAACGCAGCGAGAACCGTCGCCGCGCCCGCATAAGACTCAAGCGCATTCGTAGAGCAACACGTCGCTACTATGGTTTTGGTTGGCTGCTAAAAAGAGGTAGTCGTCCTTCTTCATCTTATCCGACCGATTCTATTCCTCCTAGAGAAGCTACCGGTTAAAATCAGAACCAGCCTATCGGTTTGAAAATATAGATAAGTTGGAAGAGCGAAAAGAAATAACCAAAGACGCTGCCCCCTATTACTTGCGGGAGCGTATGCGCTTTTAGATAGACCCGCGCCCAACCTACCATTGGGAACAGCAAAAAGAAAGGCGCTATAACCCCGCCGCTGGTTATAGTCAATATAGCTAGCGGAGACCCCACCCCTGTCATATGTACGCTGATTTTCCAGAAGAAATTAATCAGTAATACAATCAAAAGGTTGGCAGTGTAGCAGATCGCCAGAGCGGTAACATAACCATTACCATAGAAAACTAGCAAAAGCACCACGCCCACCAAATATGAGGTGATGGTCAGGATAAAGGGAATAGTACGTTGGCTGCGAATCGGAATGTGGATGCTGTTTACCTTGTTGCCAATACGCAACAACAGCACTAATACTATTGGAATAGTGACCCCAAAGGTAATCGCCAAAAACTGACCCAGCCAATAACGTTCGGACGGTATGTGACTTTCAGTATCATACAAGCCTAGAATCAGGTAAGTGGGTATAGCAAGAATAGGAGGCGCGGCAAGGTTAGTAATATTGCGCGCCACGCGAGTAAGAGTGCCTGTATTTTCCTTTACTGACACATTGTTTTTCAGTCGGGTTTCACCCGGCATGCTTGCTTCTTTCTCAGAAACTTCGCTCAACCAAGAAAGCGCACAAATCGTGCAATTGTTTTAAGGGCGGATTCTTTTCAATAGAATCCGGCATGGCTTCTGCTAGGGCTGCTTCTGCTTCTGATCGCAACTTCTCTGCCTGATTTTGCGAGAAAACTTTAGCGCCACAGCGCTCAAAAGCGTCCATTATAAATTGTTCTTCCGCTGGCTTAACAGGGTCAGTGCGCTGATAAATCTCCAGTAATTGCTCACGATCTGCATCGGTAGCATGTGTCAACGCATATATTACCGGCAGGCTTTTCTTACGCCGTCTGATATCGCTGCCGCTAGGTTTGCCCGTTTCGCTGGAAAGCCCCCAAATACCCAGGATATCATCTCTAATCTGAAATGCCAACCCGATTTTCAAGCCAAAGGTAGCAAGATTAAACACTACGCTTTCATCAAGCGGTTCCGGTAAACCGGCGATTGCGCCACATTCAAGGGCACAACTGAAAATAGCTGCGGTTTTGCCACCGATCATATCAATATACATTTCTGGGGTTACTTCGAGGGTATCCTCAAAACTCATATCTTTGTGCTGACCCAACGACAACCGCACTGACATATCAGATGTTGATTCCGCAATCCGTAAGGTGCGCTCTTGGGTTAGCCCTTTATTAGCGGCACGATGAAGCCGCCGGAAAGCCAATACATGCAAGCAATCGCCCACATTTATCGCTTTTGGCTTGCCCCAGAGTGCCCAAATGGTGGGACGCCCCCTTCGAGCGCGATCATCGTCCTCTATATCATCGTGGACTAGGCTATAGTTGTGAATCATTTCGAGGCAGGCAGCAACGGGAAGTGCAGGGGCAAGGGGCGCACCAAAGCCCAAAGGATGGCACGCTTGATAAGCGAGAAGGTACATTACAGGGCGTAATTTTTTGCCGCTATTGCCGCCCTCTATCTCTTTAAAATTCTCGTCAACCCAACCAAACTGGTAACTGATAGCGCCACGCATAAATTCGTCGAGCCTGATACCTAACTCTTCTTTGATTTCGGCATCGATTGCTGCGGCATAGCGGGTTAATGCTCTTGTAAATTCTTGATTCTGGCTCATATTTTACGCAAATGTTTTCTAGTGTTTAAAATGTCGTCGTCCGGTAAATACCATTGTAATGTTATGCTTTTGTGCTACTTCGATTACATCCTGATCACTGATTGAACCACCCGGTTGTATAATAGCTGTAACCCCACCATTCACGGCAGTTTCTACGCCATCTACCTTAGGGAAATAGGCATCGCTGGCAAGTACACAGCCACTGGCGCGAGAACCTGCTTTTGAAAGCGCAATTTTAACCGAATCTACTCGACTGGGCTGCCCTGCTCCCATCCCTACGATGGAATGGTTCTTAGCCAGCACGATAGCATTAGATTTGACGTGTTTGACCGCTCGCCATGCAAATTGCAGGTTGGTTATTTCTTCCAAAGTTGGTTCGCGCCCGGTCATAACCTGCATTGGAATATCGCGTTCGGCTAGCACATCACGGGTTTGGGCTAGGAAACCACCCAACACCGGACGTAATTCTAGGTTCATTACTATTT contains:
- a CDS encoding 3-hydroxyacyl-CoA dehydrogenase, translated to MDLQNKGVLVTGGASGLGAACVRLFNASGAKVIVADLNEELGLQLANELGENVKFVKTDVVSEESATATVKATVEAFGGIHVAINCAGIGSAERTVGKDAPHPLNSFSKVIQINLIGTFNIIRLAAFAMSTNEPGEDGERGVIINTASVAAFDGQIGQAAYAASKGGIVGMTLPIARDLSRLGIRVVTIAPGLFDTPLLAGLPEPARLSLGQQVPFPSRLGNPDEYAALAKHITENRMLNGEVIRLDGAIRMAPR
- a CDS encoding sodium-translocating pyrophosphatase; amino-acid sequence: MFAVWLAIIYGAGLVGIIFALLLARQVLGSDRGTPEMQNIASKIFQGAMAFLKRQYTTIAYLAVVAAVALGVLLAVLQTSSPTSGTSIGGVELGIKTSVAFLVGALCSGLSGFIGMYIAVQANLRTAAAARRSLADALTMSLRGGAVSGFLVVALSLMGVTTILLAYGGFSFGDGFKDEATVNNILTSIVGFGFGASFVALFAQLGGGIYTKAADVGADLVGKVEAGIPEDDPRNPAVIADLVGDNVGDCAGRGADLFESTAAENIGAIILGAVLYKVSPNHDAAWVMFPLVIMALGIIASLIGVLVVRPSKQMHDAMSDLNMGYYTTAFFCLIGLVGVSFWMFGNTGYADASWKFAICGIFGILTSFAFVLFTQYYTAGAWRPVREIAEASKTGPATVVIAGTAVGFETTAPSTLVIGAALLGSYFVGDSIPGLPLGGIFGTAVATMGMLMSAAYILAMDTFGPITDNAGGITEMSDSPKEVREITDALDSVGNTTKALTKGYAVGSAALAAFLLFSAYLEAAKLMSPASTALKPEPLVNLANPVVFVGGFIGAALIFLFSSMTVRAVGKAAGSMIEEVRRQFRSDPGIMAGTSEPDYARCVDISTRGALKAMIMPGLLAVGTPIVVGLTLRAQGAAGMLMIGTIVGVLMANYLNNAGGAWDNAKKYIEAGNLKDATGKILGKKSEAHAAAVVGDTVGDPFKDTSGPSLHVLIKLLSTITLVLVPLFI
- a CDS encoding M16 family metallopeptidase encodes the protein MGYEKTTLNNGVRVISNSMPHTQSVSTILYYGVGSRYEEDKLAGISHFIEHMVFKGTNKRPTAKAISEAIEAVGGVLNASTGREVTNYWAKVPKAHFPLAFDVLSDMMLNAKFDPNEIEKERKVIIEEIHMTLDSPPDLANEIIANVIWGDQPAGRDIAGNDETVGGIKREHLMSYLQKNYLPADMIVSVAGNIEHAEVVKMVEATLGQLPAGERPAAKPTVAVNGGPRQKIYFKETEQTNLCVAVPSLAYVDPRRYILSILDTIMGSGMSSRLFQEIREERGLCYTVDSYASQMSDTGAWIVYSGVDPDNTDETITAILGEMRKIRDERVSDAELLKAKEYNKGRMLLGLEDTRAVASWAGNQELLLDRILTVEEVVERIEAVTAEQIQELAKEMFTDENLRLSVVGPYKDQDERFLNLLKF
- a CDS encoding tyrosine-protein phosphatase, yielding MLRYLDIEGAFNFRDIGGYPVEAAGLTSWGRLFRSGSLHNLSETSINRLHALGLKTVIDLRTTREITERPDIVNGFDYHSLPVIEGQQEKELAKSNKLTEHYKYMLENTQPRLKTIFEHLATLENSPVLVHCAAGKDRTGLVIALVLGNAGVADETIIEDYALSDRYLDGFYKEAYEEARQKGYDIVRYSNVLNSNSENMANTITYLRERYGDFKGYLSAIGLSDETLDKLRNLIIN
- a CDS encoding lysoplasmalogenase, translating into MEIWLGLLAAVWALLLFGGFVLGRDNPEKTYRMPLNTRLSSSFMLMVAGWSWVLAVGTKPGNYAFFIALGMTLGFIGDLCMASVIPLSQPALGGICAFGIGHVFYIVALLTFGNSNGLDSPIPRWLALILWWLIGLGGWYIVVGCKGKPDVLRLAALPYALLLSSTAGFAGGLAVQSPGFIYLAVGAALFLFSDLLIAAQLFSGLNFRHIGDVIWLTYGPAQFLIVYSIINALSVSSFN
- a CDS encoding PHP-associated domain-containing protein; translated protein: MSGDNMEQIVAQPIRGKADLHLHTTASDGMGTVEEVLEYVEHKTDLDVIAITDHDEIRGAWAARELAAKNNYRFKILMGQEITSRHGHILIYGVEEPFKMFKSLEATVEWAHERGGVVIIPHPLSYMTLSVGENQLRKLFNKQLHVDGIEIINPSIAGYVRRHEVKTINDEEWDLAQIGSSDAHFPHHIATAYTSFPGKTIEELLQAIKDRTTQPHGRYLTIKEQLQGAGKQNLRSLVILPADKMRRAIATVSRRLPNNK